ccttcTCCTCGTACGTGGTGAGTGAGCGGGATCCGCGGCGGGCGAGGGCGGCCGGGGCCGCGGGGCAGGCGGGCGGGGGCTGCAGGGGACACGGGCCTAGGCGCCACCGCCGACCTCCCCGCCAAGCGTCGCGGGCCCTGCAAACTTGGCGATTGTCTCGCTCGGCTTCGCCCGCCCGGGCCTCGGGCTCAAGAGTTGTTCGGAAAAGAGAGCCGCGTCTTGCTCGAATAGCTGGGCTGGCGGGAAGGGTTTTGGGGGGAGAGGTCCCTGCAGTTGAAGCGCAGCACTTGGTTCAAACAGAAGCTCCAGTCTGCCttgcaaattttatatttttggttttgtcatTTTGGAAAAGTAGTCCAAAAAAACACACCCGAAATCTGATCAGAAGAGTGCTAAGTCTATGTAAATGTGTTTGGCCTCGCCTTTAATTAGTCCTCCAAAATGTTGCAAATCCGTAATCCTATCTTCCCAATCCGATTTGGAGgtattaaatttctgaaaagtcGGCCGAGCTGCGGTGCATCCGGGATTTTTCGGCTGGGTCGTGACTGGTTTGGGGGAGCATTTTTGGAGGGTGGGAGTGCCGAGGCAAGGCTCGGCTTTTCGTCTGCATTTCTTTGAgggttaaaaaggaaaaaaaagccttGACTTCCCTTGTTTCCCCGCTTGCGTCCAACGTGGGCGCGGGGCGCAGAGTCGCTCAGGCCTCTACGTGGGCGGAGGGCCGGCCGGGCCGCAGTGGCCGGCTCTGTGCACAGGGGACTGACGTGCCCAGGCAGACGGGGGCCTACAGGGTGGCATGGAGGCTGGGACAGCGTCAAGGGTCCCCGAAGGACTGGACTCAGGAATTGGGGGCCCCGCTGCGTtctgaggagggggaggggttgCTCTTGGGTTTGAAACCGCCAGCCCTGTCCCAAGGGAACCTGGAGTGCCGGCCTTGCCCATAGATAGACCCCGGGCGTAGGGAACCCGTGCCGCTGTCGGTCGGTGGCAGTGCAGACGCTGGCCCACACTCACCTTCTCTCCGACTCTCCACCGCAGGGGTCTCCCTACGACCACACCCCCGGCATGGCGGGCTCCTTGGGGTATCACCCCTATGCTGCGCCCCTAGGGTCCTACCCATATGGGGACCCCGCATACCGGAAGAACGCCACCCGGGACGCCACTGCTACGCTCAAGGCCTGGCTCAACGAGCACCGCAAGAACCCCTACCCCACCAAGGGCGAGAAGATCATGCTGGCCATCATCACCAAGATGACCCTCACGCAGGTGTCCACCTGGTTCGCCAACGCGCGCCGGCGCCTCAAGAAGGAGAACAAGATGACATGGACGCCGCGGAACCGCAGCGAGgacgaggaggaagaggagaacatTGACCTGGAGAAGAACGACGAGGACGAGCCCCAGAAGCCCGAGGACAAGGGCGACCCCGAGGGCCCTGAAGCAGGTTGGTGGACACGGAACGGGCGCGTTGGGCGGGAATAGTAAGGAAAAGGGGGCTGGCGGGGCGCGCACAGGGCCTGGAGGTCGGGGGCAGGGGGCTGTGCCTCTGCGGGCGGAGCGTGGGCCCGGCCGCGTGGCCCTGCGCCTGTGACAGCCGGGTTTCGCCCGCAGGAGGAGCAGAGCAGAAGGCGGCTCCGAGCTGCGAACGGCTGCAGGGGCCACCCACCCCCGCCGGCAAGGAGACCGAGGGCAGCCTCAGCGACTTGGATTTTAAAGAGCCGCCCTCGGAGGGCCGCCTGGACGCGCTGCCCGGGCCCCTCCGCGCCGGCGGGCCCTCCCCGGCTGGGCCAGCAGCGGCGCGGCTGGCCGAGGACCCGGCCCCCCACTACCCCGCGGGCGCGCCGGCGCCTGCCACGCACCCAGCAGCGGGAGAGCTGCCCCCGGGCCCCGGCGGGCCCTCGGTTATCCActcgccgccgcccccgccgcccgcagcGGTGCTCGCCAAGCCCAAACTGTGGTCTCTGGCAGAGATCGCCACATCCTCGGACAAGGTCAAGGACGGGGGCGGCGGGAGCGAGGGCTCTCCGTGCCCACCGTGTCCCGGGCCCATAGCGGGGCAAGCCCTGGGAGGCAGCCGTGCGTCGCCGGCCCCGGCGCCGTCGCGCTCGCCCTCGGCGCAGTGTCCTTTTCCAGGCGGGACAGTGCTGTCCCGGCCTCTCTACTACACCGCGCCCTTCTATCCCGGCTACACGAACTATGGCTCCTTCGGACACCTCCATGGCCACCCCGGGCCCGGGCCAGGCCCCACAACCGGTCCGGGCGCTCATTTCAATGGATTAAACCAGACCGTGTTGAACCGAGCGGACGCTTTGGCTAAAGACCCGAAAATGTTGCGGAGCCAGTCTCAGCTAGACCTGTGCAAAGACTCTCCCTATGAATTGAAGAAAGGTATGTCCGACATTTAACGCGGGCTGCGTCGGTCCCggacttttctaatttattaaaaacatggCCTTGGCAGTTATTTTTCCATCACcaagagagataaaaagaaataaactacccCTCCTATTCAAAAGTTTATAGTTTATGGAGATGaatgacataaaaatgtaaatatctccacacacaaaaaaatgtctTAACCAACCgaagagaaaaattacaaaaaaggaTTTGTATTAAATCTTATTCTGTATATTTAATGtagcattttgtatttaaattgaTAATTCAATATCTTTGAAGTAAATTATGAAATCAAGACACCTGTACAGGCatttaatggttttttttgtaatataaatatatacatttgtgtttccccaaaactgtttcatagtttaaaaatacaagtttaatttaattttttacaccTATTGATTCTTCTGGGTATGAGCTAAAGTATTATTACAGAAAGGACACAGGTTATACtcttagatttaaaaagtaaaagaaactgcAGCCGCctttgtaaaatgcaaaatatttaattaaaagagattttaaCATAATCAGAGCCACTCATTATTTTTTAGAAGCCTCAATAAACTGTCCATTGCCTTGGTCAAAAGGTGCAAACTGCAACTTTTTTCAAAGTGGGGATTGAAAGGTTCCACAGCCCTTCCGTGTGCCAGGGGAAGCCCATAATTAGGCTGCAGGCCCCGGGGAACCTGGCCCTGCCGGGAATGCAGATTTGGATCACCGTGCGGGCTGCTTGGGTGACATTGGACcctggaggaaggagaagagagaccCAAGTGTGTGCCCAGAAGGGAGAAGAGATGGCAAAGCCAGCTAGGGACACGCACCACCCGAGCGCCATCGCTTAACCTAATTACTTCCAATCAGTGTCGTGTTTTATGCAAAGCAATCAGCTGGTGAACTTTGCTAATGAGTTCGATTTTATGCCGGATTTAGCCCTTATTACTATTTCAAAGGTGCTTCGGGCTAATACGGGGCGGGGAGCGCGATGGGGGTTGCCAAGGGGGAGGCTTTCCCAAGTCACTGCCTTCTCTACCCCTTCAGAATTGGGCATCATTGATCTCTCCTTTGGATCTGATTAAATTAGCGAGCGTTCCATGCACGGCGGCGCGGGTGGCGGCGGCACGGTGGGTGCCCGCCCAGCTGTGGGCTGGGGCGGCGGGACGGGCGAGGGGGCGGTTTCCCCGTTTCACAGGTAGGTGTCACACTTGTCCTGGATTTCGAGCCTGCACTTTGCGGAGTCTGAGATTGCAGGGCGGgcggaaggggaggagggagcgcCGCAGCCACTTGCGgggaacgggggggggggagccccCAAAAGTGTCCCTCCCCCTCACTATGGGCCTCTTTCTGGGCAAGTGGCCTTCAAAAGTTTGAGGCCATTTGCCTAGATAACGAGGCCCTTGTGGACCGATAAGCCTTGTCGTCGCTTTAGCACTTTTCCCAGCTCAGATTCGATAGTCCGAGTAGCTACAAAAGTGTTTCCGAGgttctgttttctcatttcaatCCCGCATATTTCATCTCAAAACGAAAAGTCAGGATGCATCCCAATCCTAAATGAGGAAGAGCCACCGCCCCTCGGCGACCACTCCGGGCCCGGCTCGGCTGCGCAGCCCGCGTCTCCATTTTGCCCCGAGATAGGGAGCCGTGTTGTATGGACTTCGTGGGAAATTTTCGGTGGccgggggaggggtgtgtgttaCAGCAAAAACATAAT
This sequence is a window from Microcebus murinus isolate Inina chromosome 20, M.murinus_Inina_mat1.0, whole genome shotgun sequence. Protein-coding genes within it:
- the IRX5 gene encoding iroquois-class homeodomain protein IRX-5 yields the protein MSYPQGYLYQPSASLALYSCPAYSTSVISGPRTDELGRSSSGSAFSPYAGSTAFTAPSPGYNSHLQYGADPAAAAAAAFSSYVGSPYDHTPGMAGSLGYHPYAAPLGSYPYGDPAYRKNATRDATATLKAWLNEHRKNPYPTKGEKIMLAIITKMTLTQVSTWFANARRRLKKENKMTWTPRNRSEDEEEEENIDLEKNDEDEPQKPEDKGDPEGPEAGGAEQKAAPSCERLQGPPTPAGKETEGSLSDLDFKEPPSEGRLDALPGPLRAGGPSPAGPAAARLAEDPAPHYPAGAPAPATHPAAGELPPGPGGPSVIHSPPPPPPAAVLAKPKLWSLAEIATSSDKVKDGGGGSEGSPCPPCPGPIAGQALGGSRASPAPAPSRSPSAQCPFPGGTVLSRPLYYTAPFYPGYTNYGSFGHLHGHPGPGPGPTTGPGAHFNGLNQTVLNRADALAKDPKMLRSQSQLDLCKDSPYELKKGMSDI